CGTTACCCAAGTCCATCTATGGCCCAGCTTGCAAAAATGAGCACAGATGGATTTGAAGATTTCTACTTTAATGTCTGCAATCTAGACTATGGCAAAATGGATAAAGCAATGGATAGTCTTGTTGATCTAATGAACAAAACGGATGAAGTAAAAATTACTGGCCCTGGAACTGATTTGACTTTCTCTATTAAAGATATTCCTGCCATCAAGTGCTCTGGCCAAATGAATATACCTGACGGGGAAGTTTATACTGCTCCTGTGCGCAATTCTGTAAACGGAACGCTTACCTATAATACACCATCTCCATACCAAGGATTCACGTTTGAGCAGGTTAAGCTTACATTCAAGGATGGCAAAATCATTGAAGCAACTTCTAATGATACAGAACGCTTGAACGCAATCCTTGATACAGATGAGGGCGCAAGATTTATTGGGGAGTTTGCGATTGGGGTAAATCCATATATTCTTCATCCAATGCAGGATATTCTGTTTGACGAAAAAATTGATGGAAGCTTCCACTTCACACCAGGACAATGCTATGATGATGCATTCAATGACAATCATTCTAATATTCATTGGGATATGGTCAATATTCAAAGACCTGATTATGGCGGAGGAGAAATTTATTTCGACGGTGTGCTTATTCGTAAGGATGGAAGATTTGTTATACCTGAACTGGAGTCATTGAATCCAGAAAACCTTAAATAAAATGACAAAAAAAAGATGCTGCTTTTAGCAGCATCTTTTTTATACTATTTACACAAGCGATTTTTCATACGCCTCTTGGAATTTCTGAACATCTCCAGCACCCATAAATAGGATAACACTCTTTTCGTGTGCTTTCAGTGCTTCAATTTTTTCTTCTGAAATGACTTTGCTGCCTGGAATTTTCTCTGCCAAGTCTTCAATGCTAAGCTTGCCATGGTTTTCTCTTGCAGATCCGAATATTTCACACAAATAAGTGGAATCAGCCAAGCTTAAGCTTTCAGCAAATTCATTTAAGAAAGTTTGCGTACGTGAGAATGTGTGCGGCTGGAATACTGCCACAATCTCTCTGTCCGGATACTTCTGTCTTGCAGCTTCAACCGTCGCTTTGATTTCCGTTGGGTGATGTGCATAATCATCAATGATTACTTGATCTCCGATTTGTTTTTCAGAGAATCTGCGTTTTACACCTTCAAATGACATTAAGCGTTCCTGCACAATGCTTGCATCCAAATCTTCGTAATGACTTAAAGCAATAACAGAAAGTGCATTTAAAATATTATGGTTGCCAAATGTCGGAATTGAGAATGTATTATAGTAAGTATTTCTTACATATACTTCAAACGTCGTACCTTCTGTTGACTTTACAACATTTCTTGCTTGGAAATCATTTTCATCGTCAAATCCGTAGAACACAACAGGCACTTTTGCTTGAATTTTTTGAAGCTGTTCATCATCACCACAAGCAAAGATTCCTTTGTTCACTTGCCAAGCCATTTCCTGGAAGGCAGAAAATACATCATCAACATTCGCAAAATAATCAGGATGATCAAAATCAATATTCGTCATGATGGCATAATCTGGGAAGTAAGATAAGAAGTGTCTTCTGTACTCACATGCTTCAAATGCAAAGTACTCCGCATTCTCCGTACCTCTTCCTGTTCCATCCCCAATTAAATATGCTGTCGGCTTCGCGCCTTTTATCACATGAGCAAGCAGCCCTGTTGTGGATGTTTTACCATGGGCGCCTGTCACAGCCACACTCGTGAACTGCTTCATAAAGTCGCCTAAAAAACGATGGTAGCGGACAACTGGTAGACCCAGTGCGTTTGCTTCCACAACTTCTTCATGCGTATCAGGGAAAGCATTGCCCACAATGACATTCATTCCCGGCTGAATATTTTCCTTTGAGAAAGGAAGAATTTTAATTCCTGACTGTTCTAAAGCCACCTGTGTAAAAAATCTTTTTTCTACATCTGAACCTTGAACTTTTAATCCCATATCATGCAGGATTTGTGCAAGTGCACTCATCCCTGACCCTTTAATACCTACGAAGTGGTAAATAGTCATATAAAGAACCTCCAACTATCGTATATCTTTTACACAGTATATGAAATGAACCTATAATTTGCTCATAGCATAAATTTCGCCACTATGGGCCTCGTAAGGGATATTACCTTTTTAAAGAAAATGCTAAAACAAGGTAATATCCAATCAGGCCAGATTTAACTTTTTTTTCCTTTTTTCACTCACATTTATTCATTATACCATCTTTTATGGAGAAAAACTATGTATCAATCATATTCCCTACTGAAAGGATTTATATTAGTGATACAGACAGTTTATGAAAAATTAATGTTGTTCCGTGTCATGAAGCTGCAAAAATTCCATTTCCGTAATGAGTACATCTCTTGGTTTTGTGCCTTTTGCCTCTGAAATATACCCGTGTTTCTCCATCATGTCAATAAGTCTTGCTGCACGATTATAGCCGATTTTAAAGTTTCTTTGCAGGCTTGAAGTTGAAGCACCGCCTTGCTCAATCACAAATTCGCATGCCTCATAAAACAGCTCATCTTCCTCTTCAGACATCTGGACTTTTTTAAGAAGCTCTTCTTGCTCAAACAAGTATTCCGGTTTTCTTTCTCTTCTAGCATGTGCAACAACCTGATCAATTTCCTCATCTGAAACAAATGTCCCTTGTAAGCGGACTGGCTTTGATGTCCCGTTTTCTAAGAAAAGCATATCCCCTTTACCGAGGAGCTTTTCTGCACCGCTTATATCAATGACTGTTCTTGAGTCGATTTGAGACGATACAGAGAATGCGATTCTTGTCGGTACATTTGCCTTAATCAGTCCTGTAATAACATCAACAGACGGCCTTTGTGTCGCGATTAACAAATGGATACCGCATGCTCTTGCTTTTTGGGCAATCCTGCTGATGGCTTCCTCTACATCTGCAGGGGCCATCATCATTAAATCTGCAAGCTCATCAATAATGATAACAATGTACGGCAGCTTATCCGCATATTGTTTATGCTCCTCTGCAAGCTGGTTAAATTTAGTTATATCCCTTACACCTGCATGTGCAAGCAGCTCGTATCTCCGCTCCATCTCCTCAACGGCCCATTTTAAGGCAGCTGTTGCTGTTTTAACATCTGTTATAACAGGGCTTGCCAGATGAGGAATGTAATTATATGGAGCAAGCTCCACCATCTTAGGATCAATCAGCAATAGTTTAAGCTCTTCTGGCTTCGCCTTATACAGCAGACTTACTAACATTGTGTTAATACAAACACTTTTACCAGAACCAGTTGCTCCTGCAATTAATCCATGCGGCATTTTGCGCAAATCAGTAACAATCGGCTTACCTGAAATATCGAGACCTAACGCAACTGTCAGTGGAGACGCAGACTCTTTAAATTCATTGCTATTAAGAATCTCACTTAACAATACAGGTCTGCTTGTCCGGTTTGGAACTTCAATCCCAATCGTATGCTTGCCAGGAATCGGCGCTTCAATTCGAATATCCTTTGCAGCAAGGCTGAGCTTTAAGTCATCTGAAAGATTGGTGATCTTGCTGACTTTCACACCAGGCTCTGGCTGTACCTCATATCTTGTAACAGACGGCCCTTGTGTGACATTAACAACTCTCGCATGAACATTAAAGTTCTTAAATGTATGATTCAAGAGCTCAGTCTGTTCTTCGATCCAGCCGTCATGCTCCACATCGAAAATCGGCGGGTTTAATAAATTCTCTTCAGGAAAGACATAGTACGGCAGCTCTTCCTGCACCGCAACAGACTCAAGTGAAGCTGCTGTTTCTTCTGTCACAGGTTCTTCTTCCACATCGTTAACAGGCTCAGGCTGAGGCACTGGTTTGCTTATTGGCTGTTGTTTTCTTTTATTTTCAAGAGATTTCCGATCAGTATTTAGCATTAACACATTAAAAGGAAGAGCTTTTTTCTTGGCAGGCGGAGCTTGGTCAGCCTCGTTAGCCTGCTTATCTCCCACTTCCTGTTCCTGCTGTCCATGTTTGGCTGTCTCTTGCTCACTTGAAGAGTTTTCATCTAACCCAACAGCTTCTGAATGATTAGAAGCCTTATTTTCAGCAGCATTTAGAACAACAGGTTCCACCTCTTCTGGAACGCTTGCCACTTTTTCCATTTCAAGTAATATTGTCTGCTCTGCTGGCTGAATTGCATTTTCCTCTCGCAATTGTTCGCTTACTGGGTTGGAAATACTCAGCTCTTCTGCCTCCATGACAGGTTCTTCGGCCCTTTCGGTAACTACTGCTTCTGCCTCCATTACTTCCTCTGCCTCTAGTGCAGACTGAACTTCCGACTCAATTGTGTACGGCTCCACCTGGACAACTGATTCTTTCGCCATTTTGACAACAGCGGCTTCTTCCTCTGGTGCAGTCTGAACTTCTGTCGCTACTGTATCCGACTCCTCTGCCTGCATGAATGGTTCTTCCACCATTTCGACAACTGCTGTTATTTCTGCTTCAACCACTTCTTCCTCTAGCGCAGATTGGATTTCCGACTCAGCTGTGTACGGCTCTTCCG
This DNA window, taken from Niallia sp. Man26, encodes the following:
- a CDS encoding DNA translocase FtsK is translated as MSWFKKVIKQFIKEDHEETDQFEAAEEKSEAPHVQNDWNNEWKKEVDSKIIYQYPKGKFRFPVISDDEIGISGRPARQENAAERRQSGSAYAKRQSPPEEEKQSTPAFTGRQTPPEENAFTAGRFEKPGERTLQGAANAGKQERPLERRQYGSAGKERSEFQQGRRKSAVSNRQEPAETKPSSDALHNRTKPREIPESSPKSYQSKMPFKPTEIPSPIYGYNRPAVQAKPKMEPKSVRPVMDSSDFLTSIMRRKEAEQAALRAQQKEEPIESSLLDKESLVRPNSGEETKAELTPEAIEKKAEHLLTEVTERNKAKEQEVIYAAETALLPEEKQQIESAATLELAEQPIPHEEQQEVSIAMQESIEAEAEMPFVVELIEETNLQVEAPDTLDARIQQVLEEEVIEAEITAVIENGEDPVMQAEEPYAVETEVQPVPEEEVVEAEITAVVEMAEKPVMQAEEPYTAESEIQSALEEDEVEAEITAVVEMAEKPVMQAEEPYTAESEIQSALEEEVVEAEITAVVEMVEEPFMQAEESDTVATEVQTAPEEEAAVVKMAKESVVQVEPYTIESEVQSALEAEEVMEAEAVVTERAEEPVMEAEELSISNPVSEQLREENAIQPAEQTILLEMEKVASVPEEVEPVVLNAAENKASNHSEAVGLDENSSSEQETAKHGQQEQEVGDKQANEADQAPPAKKKALPFNVLMLNTDRKSLENKRKQQPISKPVPQPEPVNDVEEEPVTEETAASLESVAVQEELPYYVFPEENLLNPPIFDVEHDGWIEEQTELLNHTFKNFNVHARVVNVTQGPSVTRYEVQPEPGVKVSKITNLSDDLKLSLAAKDIRIEAPIPGKHTIGIEVPNRTSRPVLLSEILNSNEFKESASPLTVALGLDISGKPIVTDLRKMPHGLIAGATGSGKSVCINTMLVSLLYKAKPEELKLLLIDPKMVELAPYNYIPHLASPVITDVKTATAALKWAVEEMERRYELLAHAGVRDITKFNQLAEEHKQYADKLPYIVIIIDELADLMMMAPADVEEAISRIAQKARACGIHLLIATQRPSVDVITGLIKANVPTRIAFSVSSQIDSRTVIDISGAEKLLGKGDMLFLENGTSKPVRLQGTFVSDEEIDQVVAHARRERKPEYLFEQEELLKKVQMSEEEDELFYEACEFVIEQGGASTSSLQRNFKIGYNRAARLIDMMEKHGYISEAKGTKPRDVLITEMEFLQLHDTEQH
- a CDS encoding aminopeptidase: MKDPRIELLAKNLINYSIRLQKGEKVLIENFGLQKQLVKALVKEAYAAGGYPFVSLKDNDVNRSLLLGAQEEQYEMMAAFEANVMSQMDAYIGLRAGDNINEHADVPAEKMKIEGSTIGKKVHREIRVPKTKWVVLRYPSPSMAQLAKMSTDGFEDFYFNVCNLDYGKMDKAMDSLVDLMNKTDEVKITGPGTDLTFSIKDIPAIKCSGQMNIPDGEVYTAPVRNSVNGTLTYNTPSPYQGFTFEQVKLTFKDGKIIEATSNDTERLNAILDTDEGARFIGEFAIGVNPYILHPMQDILFDEKIDGSFHFTPGQCYDDAFNDNHSNIHWDMVNIQRPDYGGGEIYFDGVLIRKDGRFVIPELESLNPENLK
- the murC gene encoding UDP-N-acetylmuramate--L-alanine ligase codes for the protein MTIYHFVGIKGSGMSALAQILHDMGLKVQGSDVEKRFFTQVALEQSGIKILPFSKENIQPGMNVIVGNAFPDTHEEVVEANALGLPVVRYHRFLGDFMKQFTSVAVTGAHGKTSTTGLLAHVIKGAKPTAYLIGDGTGRGTENAEYFAFEACEYRRHFLSYFPDYAIMTNIDFDHPDYFANVDDVFSAFQEMAWQVNKGIFACGDDEQLQKIQAKVPVVFYGFDDENDFQARNVVKSTEGTTFEVYVRNTYYNTFSIPTFGNHNILNALSVIALSHYEDLDASIVQERLMSFEGVKRRFSEKQIGDQVIIDDYAHHPTEIKATVEAARQKYPDREIVAVFQPHTFSRTQTFLNEFAESLSLADSTYLCEIFGSARENHGKLSIEDLAEKIPGSKVISEEKIEALKAHEKSVILFMGAGDVQKFQEAYEKSLV